The following proteins are encoded in a genomic region of Carboxydothermus pertinax:
- a CDS encoding MogA/MoaB family molybdenum cofactor biosynthesis protein gives MIKVGVLTLSDKGSRGEREDKSGQVIKEMVREIEGKVVKYDVIPDEYDLIVKTLISWCDDEKLDLILTTGGTGLSPRDVTPDATKAVITREVPGIPEAMRMASLTKTNRAMLTRAVAGTRGGTLIINLPGSPKGVRENLEVVLPVIPHALEILQARGGECAQP, from the coding sequence ATGATTAAAGTAGGCGTTCTTACTTTAAGCGATAAAGGCTCGCGGGGGGAGCGAGAGGACAAAAGCGGACAGGTAATTAAGGAAATGGTGCGGGAGATTGAAGGCAAGGTGGTTAAGTACGACGTAATCCCCGATGAGTACGATTTAATTGTAAAAACCTTAATTTCCTGGTGTGACGACGAGAAACTTGATTTAATCCTGACCACCGGCGGTACTGGCTTATCTCCCCGGGATGTAACTCCCGACGCCACAAAGGCTGTCATTACCCGGGAAGTACCGGGAATCCCGGAAGCGATGCGGATGGCTTCTCTTACCAAAACCAACCGGGCGATGCTGACCCGGGCGGTAGCAGGTACCCGTGGGGGTACTTTAATCATCAATCTTCCCGGGAGCCCCAAAGGAGTGCGGGAAAACTTAGAAGTAGTTTTGCCGGTAATTCCCCATGCCTTAGAAATCCTCCAAGCCCGGGGCGGCGAATGCGCCCAACCCTAA
- a CDS encoding MOSC domain-containing protein produces the protein MGRVVAVNISEKKGMRKKNIERAVLRENHGIEGDAHAGDWHRQVSILALESIQKMRDLGLKVNPGDFAENITTEGIDLPSLPVGTKVRIGEALTEVTQIGKICHTRCAIYYQAGDCIMPKEGIFVKVLKGGEVKVGDLVEVINHD, from the coding sequence ATGGGTAGAGTGGTGGCGGTCAATATCAGTGAGAAAAAAGGGATGCGCAAAAAAAACATTGAGCGGGCGGTACTCCGTGAAAACCACGGCATAGAAGGAGATGCCCATGCCGGTGACTGGCACCGGCAGGTAAGTATTCTCGCGTTAGAGAGCATTCAAAAAATGCGGGATTTGGGATTAAAGGTTAATCCCGGCGATTTTGCGGAAAATATTACTACGGAAGGGATAGACTTACCGAGCCTTCCCGTTGGGACTAAAGTAAGGATTGGTGAAGCGCTAACGGAAGTTACTCAGATCGGCAAAATCTGCCATACCCGCTGTGCTATTTACTACCAGGCTGGGGACTGCATTATGCCCAAGGAAGGTATCTTTGTCAAAGTCTTAAAAGGTGGAGAAGTTAAAGTAGGGGATTTAGTGGAGGTAATTAACCATGATTAA
- the moaC gene encoding cyclic pyranopterin monophosphate synthase MoaC translates to MELTHFNEEGRARMVEVTEKKETVRTAVAAGEITMRPETLELILNNKVAKGDVLAVAQVAGIMAAKKTGEFIPMCHPLNLTGVDISFTIKKPDTIEAKAKVTCVGKTGVEMEALIAVSVTLLTIYDMVKAAEKGMVIKNIRLLEKTGGKSGDYKREE, encoded by the coding sequence ATGGAGTTAACCCATTTTAACGAAGAAGGCCGGGCGCGGATGGTGGAGGTGACCGAGAAAAAGGAAACGGTACGAACGGCGGTGGCTGCCGGAGAAATTACCATGCGGCCCGAAACTTTAGAACTAATTTTAAATAATAAAGTAGCCAAAGGAGATGTATTGGCGGTGGCGCAGGTGGCGGGGATAATGGCGGCAAAAAAAACCGGAGAATTTATCCCCATGTGCCACCCGTTAAACCTTACTGGGGTCGATATTAGTTTTACCATTAAAAAACCCGATACCATTGAAGCTAAAGCCAAAGTTACCTGTGTGGGTAAGACCGGGGTAGAAATGGAAGCTTTAATTGCCGTTTCGGTAACGCTTCTTACCATTTATGATATGGTTAAAGCTGCGGAAAAAGGTATGGTTATAAAAAATATCCGGCTTTTAGAAAAAACCGGGGGAAAAAGCGGCGACTATAAAAGGGAGGAGTAA
- the moaA gene encoding GTP 3',8-cyclase MoaA: MLDSFNREINYLRISVTDKCNLNCFYCKPGNIKEFLPGDILTFEEILKVVQAFLPLGLKKVRITGGEPLVRKNLIFLIEKITSLPGIDDLALTTNGILFPKYAKDLKSSGLSRVNFSLDSLNPDKFRSITGGGDLKNVLEAINLALELDLTPVKINTVLLRKVNLEEIDAFVDFIYRYPVHWRFIELMPLNDREKWQQQFVSVTEIIETLSGKYDLKPGKTVGGSGPARYYEVTGALGTIGVISPLSNHFCEYCNRLRLTSTGKLRLCLAKNQEVDLRSLLRAGISREELSGVLREAILRKPRAHEFGEKDFLNTMANIGG; encoded by the coding sequence ATGCTTGATTCCTTCAACCGGGAAATAAATTATTTACGGATTTCGGTTACCGACAAGTGTAATCTTAACTGTTTTTACTGCAAGCCCGGAAACATTAAAGAATTTTTACCGGGAGATATTTTAACCTTTGAGGAAATTTTAAAAGTAGTTCAGGCTTTTTTGCCTTTAGGCTTAAAAAAAGTAAGGATTACCGGCGGTGAGCCATTAGTAAGGAAAAATCTTATCTTTTTAATTGAAAAAATTACGAGTTTACCGGGGATTGATGACCTGGCTCTGACCACCAACGGTATCTTATTTCCTAAGTATGCTAAAGACTTAAAGAGTTCAGGGCTTTCGCGGGTAAACTTTAGCCTTGATAGCTTAAATCCGGACAAATTTCGTTCAATTACCGGCGGTGGGGATTTAAAAAACGTCCTGGAGGCAATTAATCTTGCCTTAGAATTAGACCTTACTCCCGTAAAAATAAATACCGTTTTACTGCGGAAGGTAAATTTAGAAGAAATTGATGCCTTTGTGGATTTTATTTACCGCTACCCGGTACACTGGCGGTTTATTGAGCTTATGCCATTAAATGACCGGGAAAAGTGGCAGCAACAATTTGTTTCGGTTACAGAAATTATAGAAACTTTATCCGGGAAATATGACCTAAAGCCGGGGAAAACGGTAGGGGGGTCAGGGCCTGCTCGCTACTACGAAGTTACAGGAGCTTTAGGAACCATTGGAGTGATTTCACCTTTATCCAATCATTTTTGCGAGTACTGTAACCGCTTGCGCCTAACTTCGACGGGAAAGCTCAGGCTTTGTCTTGCCAAAAACCAGGAAGTTGATTTAAGGAGTCTTTTACGAGCAGGAATTTCCCGGGAAGAGTTAAGTGGGGTTTTGCGGGAGGCGATTTTAAGGAAGCCTCGGGCTCACGAGTTTGGTGAAAAAGATTTTCTAAATACTATGGCCAACATAGGAGGTTAA
- the fdhD gene encoding formate dehydrogenase accessory sulfurtransferase FdhD: MEIVNKRNIIRYFDGRLEEKEDLLVDEAPLTIYFNGEELVTLLCTPEYQDELAVGFLAAEGLINRREKLEKITVDREQGLVYVEYKGSAKRGELFLKRYITTGCGKGTTFYNALDPVALKPYQGSVKVPAQNLFLLMKEMQRRSELYLTTGGVHSAALCDAEKILLFREDVGRHNAADKIMGYAFLNGINLEDKIFLTSGRISSEIILKVAKMGIGMIVSRSAPTELALKHAEELNLTVVGFVRAGRLNIYTGRERILL; the protein is encoded by the coding sequence ATGGAGATAGTAAATAAAAGAAACATTATTCGTTATTTTGACGGACGCCTGGAAGAAAAAGAAGATTTATTAGTGGATGAAGCACCCCTTACAATTTATTTTAATGGGGAAGAACTGGTAACCCTGCTTTGTACACCAGAATACCAGGATGAACTGGCCGTAGGTTTTTTAGCGGCGGAAGGATTAATAAATCGCCGGGAAAAATTAGAGAAAATCACCGTTGACCGGGAGCAGGGATTAGTCTATGTTGAATATAAAGGAAGTGCCAAACGGGGGGAACTATTTTTAAAACGGTATATCACCACGGGGTGTGGTAAAGGAACAACTTTTTACAATGCTTTGGACCCCGTTGCTTTAAAGCCCTATCAGGGGTCGGTTAAGGTACCGGCACAAAATTTATTTTTATTAATGAAAGAAATGCAGCGCCGCTCGGAACTGTACCTTACTACTGGCGGTGTTCACAGTGCTGCCCTTTGTGATGCTGAAAAAATTTTATTATTTCGGGAAGATGTCGGCCGCCACAATGCTGCCGATAAAATTATGGGATATGCCTTTTTAAACGGCATTAATTTAGAAGATAAAATCTTTCTTACCTCCGGCCGAATTTCTTCGGAGATAATTTTAAAAGTGGCCAAAATGGGAATTGGAATGATTGTTTCCCGCTCGGCCCCAACGGAACTGGCCTTAAAGCATGCGGAAGAGTTAAATTTAACCGTGGTGGGTTTTGTCCGGGCGGGTCGACTAAATATTTACACCGGCAGGGAAAGAATTTTATTATAA
- a CDS encoding molybdopterin biosynthesis protein → MAFYLNQVPFEEAWENFESELLNVNFFHPREEEIETVLAVGRITAKPVLAHRSNPHYNASAVDGFAVKAKDTFYARETSPVLLKPGENCLRVDTGDLLPEGYDAVIMVEDVFYPEPGVISIIKPVTPGTNVRFIGEDFNEEEVLLPAFAKIKPADVGALLAGGVKTLKVLKKLKALFIPTGDEIVPITKAPEPGQIPDTNSSFIKAVLAEYGYDTVIHSIVKDDPELLYKAVKDNLDLYDVIIINAGSSAGRDDYAAQVIERLGRVLVHGLATKPGKPAILGIAGHKPIIGLPGFPLSGYLICELILKPLAENYYKTKFHDFGTIRAVLTKTLVSTTGVDDFVWGKVSNVAGRYCFTPLSRGASVSSTLLKTNALLRIPRFSEGYKEGMEIEINLKEPLAEVDQYLTVTGSHDLLLDLIDSFLREKYGIKLSSSHVGSLNGIVAIEKNYAKLAGVHLLDPATGDYNQSYVEKRLKGYILINLSLREQGLIVARGNPRKISGLADLVKSGVTFVNRQKGSGTRVFLDYLLNKEKINPRQISGYEREEYTHLAVAAKVKNGLADCGLGIYAAAKIFDLDFIPLGEERYDLLLREENLEDPQVKKLLEVITSEEFKKEVERIGGYKTTLTGQIVGKG, encoded by the coding sequence TTGGCCTTTTATTTAAACCAGGTACCTTTTGAAGAGGCATGGGAAAATTTCGAAAGCGAACTTTTAAATGTTAATTTTTTTCATCCCCGGGAGGAAGAAATTGAAACCGTTTTGGCGGTGGGGCGGATAACTGCCAAACCGGTTTTAGCTCATCGCTCTAATCCCCATTACAATGCCTCAGCGGTGGATGGCTTTGCAGTCAAGGCTAAAGATACCTTTTATGCCCGCGAGACAAGCCCGGTACTTTTAAAACCCGGAGAAAACTGTCTTCGGGTCGATACCGGGGACCTCTTACCGGAAGGATATGACGCTGTTATTATGGTGGAAGACGTCTTTTATCCCGAACCCGGGGTAATTTCAATTATTAAACCGGTAACTCCGGGAACCAATGTTCGCTTTATTGGGGAAGATTTTAATGAAGAGGAAGTTTTGCTGCCGGCTTTTGCCAAAATAAAGCCTGCTGACGTGGGTGCACTTCTCGCGGGAGGAGTTAAGACACTAAAAGTATTAAAAAAGTTAAAAGCTCTTTTTATCCCTACCGGGGATGAAATAGTACCAATAACAAAAGCTCCTGAACCGGGGCAAATTCCTGATACTAATTCCTCTTTTATTAAAGCAGTACTTGCCGAGTACGGATATGACACTGTTATTCATTCCATTGTAAAAGATGATCCGGAGCTTTTATATAAAGCTGTCAAAGATAACTTAGATTTATACGATGTTATTATCATAAATGCCGGCTCTTCTGCCGGACGGGATGATTATGCTGCCCAGGTAATTGAGCGTTTAGGACGGGTTTTAGTCCATGGTCTCGCTACCAAACCAGGAAAACCGGCTATTTTAGGTATTGCTGGTCATAAACCGATTATAGGCCTTCCGGGCTTTCCCTTATCGGGCTATTTAATTTGTGAACTAATCTTAAAACCTCTGGCGGAAAATTATTATAAAACCAAATTTCATGATTTTGGAACGATCAGGGCAGTTTTGACCAAAACCCTGGTTTCCACCACCGGGGTGGATGATTTTGTTTGGGGAAAAGTAAGTAATGTGGCAGGCAGGTATTGTTTTACTCCCCTATCGCGCGGAGCCAGTGTCAGTTCCACCCTTTTAAAAACCAATGCTCTTTTACGGATTCCCCGCTTCTCCGAAGGGTATAAAGAGGGAATGGAAATCGAGATAAACCTAAAAGAGCCCCTGGCAGAAGTGGACCAATACCTGACCGTTACCGGAAGTCATGATCTTTTACTGGACCTTATAGATTCTTTCTTACGGGAAAAATACGGCATTAAACTTAGTTCTTCACATGTTGGAAGCTTAAACGGTATCGTGGCAATTGAAAAAAATTACGCTAAGCTTGCCGGAGTGCATTTATTAGATCCGGCAACGGGGGATTATAATCAAAGTTATGTGGAAAAAAGGCTAAAAGGTTATATTCTTATAAATTTAAGTTTACGGGAACAGGGTTTAATCGTTGCCCGGGGAAACCCCAGGAAAATTTCCGGTCTTGCTGATTTAGTAAAATCCGGGGTTACCTTTGTGAACCGGCAAAAAGGCTCTGGAACCCGGGTGTTTTTAGATTATCTCTTAAATAAGGAAAAAATAAATCCTCGCCAGATTTCCGGCTATGAGCGAGAAGAATATACCCATTTGGCGGTTGCGGCTAAAGTGAAAAATGGCCTTGCCGATTGTGGTCTTGGTATTTATGCTGCGGCTAAAATCTTTGACCTGGACTTTATTCCTTTAGGCGAGGAAAGGTATGACCTATTGCTCAGGGAAGAAAACTTAGAAGATCCGCAGGTTAAGAAATTGTTAGAGGTAATAACCAGTGAAGAATTTAAAAAAGAAGTAGAAAGAATAGGCGGGTATAAAACTACGTTAACAGGACAAATTGTGGGGAAAGGATAG
- a CDS encoding molybdopterin molybdotransferase MoeA — protein sequence MKDLLNLITPEEALYLLKSNFNVSLKAAEIELSQAFGKILAKPVEAQENLPPFSRSTVDGYAVFAEDTFGATETFPVLLKLRGEIGMGEVPEFTLGPGEAVRIFTGGALPEGTDSVVMVEHTEQFDEETIAVMRPVAPGENVIAAGEDFKEGEVVLEKGTRIRAQELGVLAALGYGRVTVYKPLKVGIISTGDELVPVETKLKPGQIRDTNAYLLVGRILDLGMQPVYFGIVPDKFEELMKAIKAALSETDIVLLSGGTSMGVKDMVVDAINSLGTPGVLFHGLAIKPGKPTIGGGINGKPILGLPGHPASALMVFERIGVPFLSYLSGLKSSYEPRVKATLTINLPSKTGQEDLYRVMLTQKEQNYLAMPLLGKSGLINTLTRADGYVIVPLDLEGLHAGEEVEVILF from the coding sequence ATGAAAGACCTATTAAATTTAATTACTCCCGAAGAAGCTCTTTATCTTTTAAAAAGTAATTTTAATGTGTCGTTAAAAGCTGCAGAAATAGAACTTTCCCAGGCTTTTGGGAAAATATTAGCAAAGCCGGTAGAGGCCCAGGAAAACCTTCCACCCTTTTCCCGTTCTACGGTGGATGGCTATGCGGTTTTTGCCGAAGATACCTTTGGCGCAACGGAAACCTTTCCAGTGTTGTTAAAGCTTAGAGGCGAAATAGGAATGGGGGAGGTTCCGGAATTTACCCTGGGACCGGGGGAAGCAGTGCGGATTTTTACCGGTGGGGCCTTACCCGAAGGTACGGATAGTGTTGTTATGGTAGAACATACCGAACAGTTTGACGAGGAAACAATAGCGGTAATGCGGCCGGTAGCACCAGGAGAAAACGTAATCGCTGCAGGAGAAGACTTTAAAGAGGGGGAAGTGGTTTTAGAAAAAGGGACACGGATTCGCGCCCAGGAACTTGGGGTTTTAGCAGCTCTCGGATATGGTAGGGTAACGGTATATAAACCATTAAAAGTTGGTATTATTTCGACCGGTGATGAACTGGTACCGGTAGAAACAAAATTAAAGCCTGGACAAATTCGGGACACCAACGCCTATCTTTTAGTGGGGCGAATCCTGGATTTAGGGATGCAGCCAGTGTATTTTGGAATAGTTCCCGATAAATTTGAAGAATTAATGAAAGCAATTAAAGCTGCCCTCAGCGAAACCGATATTGTTCTTTTATCCGGCGGAACATCCATGGGGGTAAAGGATATGGTTGTTGATGCCATAAATAGTCTGGGGACACCAGGGGTTTTATTCCATGGCCTTGCCATAAAACCTGGAAAACCCACTATAGGCGGTGGTATCAATGGCAAACCTATCCTTGGCCTTCCCGGCCATCCCGCATCAGCCTTAATGGTTTTTGAACGAATTGGTGTTCCTTTTTTGAGTTATCTCTCCGGTTTAAAAAGTAGCTATGAGCCACGAGTAAAGGCTACTTTAACGATAAACCTTCCCTCGAAAACTGGCCAGGAAGATTTATACCGGGTAATGTTAACCCAAAAAGAACAAAACTATTTAGCAATGCCGCTTTTAGGAAAGTCTGGACTAATAAACACATTAACCCGAGCCGATGGCTATGTAATTGTACCGTTAGATCTTGAAGGACTGCATGCAGGGGAAGAAGTGGAAGTCATTTTGTTTTAG
- a CDS encoding formate dehydrogenase accessory protein FdhE domain-containing protein translates to MEAKKLVSALEKLIAEFADKLLLNISWNGKLPVVENVEGEFFEEKIIEFLTKVNLKLISLEVTSRKINFPKLITNFKERGSFAKLLKNDLEDGFWEELAFKQKVKKEILALHFLILRRKMLRELNNLSLIDKSNHQSCPICGTAPGFAAITPAGERILFCLECHHEWHYYRLGCPKCGNKFHEDFLEIHLDGKEETPYFGEVCKKCGSYLKTKKLKKDEEKINPNLEDVESLFLDYLIPKKINY, encoded by the coding sequence ATGGAAGCGAAAAAACTTGTAAGTGCTCTAGAAAAATTAATCGCAGAATTTGCAGATAAGTTGTTATTAAATATTTCCTGGAATGGAAAGTTACCAGTGGTGGAAAATGTGGAAGGGGAGTTTTTTGAAGAGAAAATCATTGAGTTTTTAACAAAAGTAAATTTAAAACTAATTTCTCTGGAAGTGACTTCTCGGAAGATTAATTTCCCCAAATTAATTACAAATTTTAAAGAGAGAGGAAGTTTTGCCAAGCTTTTAAAGAATGATCTTGAAGATGGGTTTTGGGAAGAACTTGCCTTTAAGCAAAAGGTAAAAAAAGAAATTCTGGCCTTACATTTTTTGATTTTAAGAAGAAAAATGCTTAGGGAGTTAAATAATCTATCATTAATTGATAAATCTAACCATCAATCCTGCCCGATTTGTGGTACAGCTCCCGGCTTTGCCGCAATTACTCCGGCGGGAGAGAGAATACTTTTTTGCTTAGAGTGCCATCATGAATGGCATTATTATCGCTTAGGTTGTCCCAAGTGTGGCAATAAGTTCCATGAGGATTTTCTCGAAATACACCTTGATGGCAAGGAAGAAACCCCGTATTTTGGGGAAGTATGTAAAAAGTGTGGAAGCTATTTAAAAACCAAAAAGCTAAAAAAGGATGAGGAAAAGATTAACCCCAATTTAGAAGACGTGGAAAGCCTCTTTCTTGATTATCTTATCCCCAAGAAAATAAATTATTAA
- a CDS encoding formate dehydrogenase subunit gamma, which translates to MSNKIFRFNKTMRFFHWSYITFYFILAITGAFLYFDFLDWLRPLFGGAQGARIVHRVAAVGLIVSPIISFLLNPREIWETLKYAYSWKASDLKFFGEFIKEFFGGHAHYEPQGKYNQGEKLNIVLQSLGWLLFIISGIVLWRFENFSPEVGMIALIGHDIAFIFTLAYAIGHIYLSLFHPVTKPALKGMLTGYVDEEYAKNHHPLWYAEVQPVKGEAKKKANTKSGFVTTQK; encoded by the coding sequence GTGAGTAATAAAATTTTTCGGTTTAATAAAACTATGCGCTTTTTTCACTGGTCGTATATTACCTTTTATTTTATTTTAGCTATTACCGGGGCTTTTCTATACTTTGATTTTCTTGATTGGTTAAGGCCTCTTTTTGGAGGAGCCCAGGGGGCACGCATTGTTCACCGGGTTGCGGCAGTAGGGCTTATCGTTTCCCCGATTATCTCTTTTCTTTTAAATCCTAGAGAAATTTGGGAAACCCTAAAATACGCCTATTCCTGGAAAGCATCGGATTTAAAGTTCTTTGGGGAGTTTATCAAAGAGTTTTTTGGTGGTCATGCTCATTATGAACCCCAGGGCAAATACAACCAGGGGGAAAAGTTAAATATTGTTTTGCAAAGCTTGGGGTGGCTTTTATTTATAATAAGTGGTATTGTTTTATGGCGTTTTGAGAACTTTTCGCCGGAGGTGGGAATGATTGCCCTAATTGGCCATGATATAGCCTTTATCTTTACTTTAGCTTATGCTATTGGCCATATCTATCTGTCTCTCTTCCATCCGGTGACCAAACCAGCTTTAAAAGGAATGCTTACGGGCTATGTAGACGAAGAGTATGCCAAAAATCACCATCCTTTATGGTATGCTGAAGTACAGCCGGTAAAAGGAGAGGCCAAGAAAAAAGCCAACACGAAATCCGGATTTGTAACTACCCAAAAATAA
- a CDS encoding 4Fe-4S dicluster domain-containing protein, translated as MNGMFIDTSLCVGCRGCMTACKSWNELPGEKTTFTGSLQSMPDTTPKTYTLIKFYEHEENGRLRFDFFKQQCFHCSEAACEKACPEDAIYHTKEGAVVRDYDRCIGCDYCQRACPFNIPRIDTQNKKMHKCTLCFDRLENGEIPACAQACSPGAIKFGNRDELWETAQKRLAEVKKKYPKANLYPSDKNALGGTGVFYLLINEPEFYGLPAEAKLKTTFSLWHDVVRPLGKIVPGIALGATVIAAVTNSVKKQREEGHGE; from the coding sequence ATGAACGGTATGTTTATTGATACTTCCCTTTGTGTTGGCTGCCGGGGCTGCATGACTGCCTGCAAAAGCTGGAACGAATTACCCGGGGAAAAAACTACTTTTACCGGGAGTTTACAGAGTATGCCCGATACCACACCTAAAACTTATACATTAATTAAGTTTTATGAACATGAAGAAAACGGGCGTCTTCGCTTTGACTTTTTTAAACAGCAGTGTTTTCATTGCAGTGAAGCAGCTTGTGAAAAAGCCTGCCCGGAAGATGCAATTTATCATACCAAAGAAGGGGCGGTAGTGCGGGATTATGACCGGTGTATAGGCTGTGATTACTGTCAGAGGGCGTGTCCTTTTAATATCCCCCGGATTGACACTCAAAACAAGAAAATGCATAAATGCACCTTGTGTTTTGATCGGTTAGAAAACGGAGAAATTCCGGCTTGTGCCCAGGCGTGTTCTCCGGGAGCTATTAAATTTGGTAACCGGGATGAGCTGTGGGAGACAGCCCAAAAGCGGCTGGCGGAGGTTAAAAAGAAGTATCCTAAGGCTAATCTTTATCCTTCCGATAAAAATGCTTTGGGAGGAACCGGGGTATTTTATCTTTTAATTAATGAGCCGGAGTTTTATGGGCTTCCGGCAGAGGCAAAATTAAAAACTACCTTTTCCCTCTGGCATGATGTGGTAAGACCTTTAGGGAAAATTGTGCCAGGAATAGCGCTTGGGGCTACCGTTATAGCGGCGGTTACTAATTCGGTAAAAAAACAACGGGAGGAGGGGCACGGTGAGTAA